Sequence from the Exiguobacterium aurantiacum genome:
GTGGCGGTTTAGTCGGCGCGGATGGCTTCGATGGATTGCTTTAGGGCTTATCATCTCCTATTTCATTTCTACGGCAATGGTCGGGTACATCGATGGGGCATGGGATTACTTCTTCAAGCCGTTCAACCAGTCGATCGTCATGAACATATGGACCGTCGTGTTCGCGAGCGGGGTCGGCGTGGGGTACGTGTATCGGTGGGCGTTTGAAAAAGCACGTGAATCTGCTTAAGGTCGGACGCGGCTGGGAATAGGCAACTGTACGCCTAAAAGAGAAAGAAGGGATTCCCATTGCCAGTCAATCCGACGATTCAATTTTATTTGAACCAGTTTCAAAATCAGCTCTCGACCACATATGACCAATTGGATCCGTTCGAATTAAGACGACAAGAAGACGCAATGATGACCCGGTTTCAACATAAAGAGCACGTGCATGAAGTTGAGGAGCGCGTGATTGTGCTACCGGACCGCTCGCTCCCGATCCGCATCTATCGGTCGGGTCGAACGATCGCGCCAGCACTCGTGTATTATCATGGAGGCGGATATGTCACGGGCAGTCTCGACACCCATGATGCGATATGCCGGACGATCGCGAACGAGGCCGACTGCACCGTCATCTCGGTCGGCTATCGACTCGCTCCGGAACATAAGTTTCCGACAGCCGTCTACGATAGCTATGAGACGCTCGTTTGGATTGCGGATCATACCTCTGAACTCCAGATTGACGCCGAACGTCTCGCGGTCGGCGGTGACAGCGCTGGCGGGACACTCGCCACGGTCTGCGCCTTGATGGCGATCGAACGAGGTCGCCCCCTCGTCATGCATCAGTTGCTGTTTTACCCGGTAACCGGGACCGAGGAGAACTTGCCGCTGTCATTGATTGATTACGCGAACGGTTATCTGCTCGATGAAGGGCTCATCCGGTGGTTCCAGCAACAATACTTCCATGATGAGTCGGAATTGATGCATCCGTACGCCTCGCCGATTTTTTCGGACCATTTGGGGGACCTTCCCCCGACGACGTTGTTGACGGCCGAATACGACCCGCTCCGAGATCTCGGACGCGCATATGCCAACAAATTGATTAGTCTTGGTGTCCCGGTGATGTATCAAAATTACGATGGCTTGATTCACGGGTTCGTCAACTATTACACGTACGTCCCGGAAGCGAGACGAGCCGTCAAAGAAGCGGCACAGTCGCTCGGACACGCATTCCATACACAAAAAACTCGCCCCTGAGGCGAGTTCAGCTTGTTGACTAACCTCAATCGAATCGCTCGTCCTTTCGGCGCCCACGCTTTCCGCAGGCAATCCCGGAGCCGCATCGCGACTAGCGTCGCTGCTGGGTCTCCGTCGGATTGCTCTCCTGCAGGAGTCGGGGCGCCGTCGGACGAGCAACTCAAACGGTCGCCATCTGGCGGCCGTTTGTCTTTTTCTGAGGCCTCGATGGCCGAAGAAAAAGCCCAGATATGTTCTTCGAACCGATGAAAACGGGAAACGGTAGGTATGGACCGTCACCGCCTCCGAACAGGAAGGGGAATCAATCATGTACCGAGCCCACATCGCCAAACGTCATGAACCGATCCACACCGCGGCCTCGTTGGACCAGTTGGTCCCGAAAGACCACCTTGTCCGAAAGATCGACCGCCATGTCGACTTCTCCATCGTCCATCGTCTGTGTGCACCGCTCTATTCGAACACCGGGCAGCCCGGCATCGATCCGGAGATCCTCATCAAGATCATCCTCCTCGGCCCGTTGTTCAACATCCGGTCCGTCC
This genomic interval carries:
- a CDS encoding alpha/beta hydrolase; translation: MPVNPTIQFYLNQFQNQLSTTYDQLDPFELRRQEDAMMTRFQHKEHVHEVEERVIVLPDRSLPIRIYRSGRTIAPALVYYHGGGYVTGSLDTHDAICRTIANEADCTVISVGYRLAPEHKFPTAVYDSYETLVWIADHTSELQIDAERLAVGGDSAGGTLATVCALMAIERGRPLVMHQLLFYPVTGTEENLPLSLIDYANGYLLDEGLIRWFQQQYFHDESELMHPYASPIFSDHLGDLPPTTLLTAEYDPLRDLGRAYANKLISLGVPVMYQNYDGLIHGFVNYYTYVPEARRAVKEAAQSLGHAFHTQKTRP